The following coding sequences are from one Nicotiana tomentosiformis chromosome 3, ASM39032v3, whole genome shotgun sequence window:
- the LOC104110908 gene encoding DNA polymerase delta small subunit isoform X1 — MVVAMEVDSESNLLQRKQSLYHSLDESFEIGKEVYRGQQYSQIYYARLHLMRTLLYSLLPNWKPHLPVCTVLGLEEGKECIIVGTLYKHMKLKPSVLDEYSKERSAAPLVQRHNFTHPDDNLVLEDESGRVKLSGSVLLPSTYVTGMIAALHGKETSAGDFLVEDVLEAGLPQQIERPIDLGEDKYVVFVSGLSVGRSSSNPLQFQLFVDHITGHLGDVKEQNIAAQIVQVVIAGNSVEVPHGLLNGQNLGSKDQSRLFEPIKELDILLTQIAASIPLDIVPGSSDPANFALPQQPLHRCLFPGSSAYNTFRSCTNPHCFELDNIRFLGTSGQNIDDLGKYSEANSSIEFMERTLRWRHLAPTAPNTLGCYPFTDKDPFYVETCPHVYFVGNQDKFETRLIKGSEGQMVRLICIPRFADTGVAVVLNIRNLECHTLSFATQIHSLEEGMM; from the exons ATGGTGGTAGCAATGGAAGTGGACTCAGAGAGCAACCTTCTCCAGCGAAAACAGTCCCTTTACCATTCTTTG GATGAGAGTTTTGAGATAGGGAAGGAGGTATACAGGGGGCAGCAGTACAGTCAAATATATTATGCTAGGCTCCATTTGATGCGTACTCTCCTTTACTCTCTCCTTCCCAATTGGAAACCCCATTTGCCTG TCTGTACTGTTCTGGGATTAGAGGAAGGCAAAGAATGCATTATAGTTGGGACACTCTACAAGCACATGAAGCTAAAACCTTCTGTTCTTGATGAGTACTCTAAAGAG AGATCTGCTGCACCGCTTGTACAACGTCATAACTTTACGCACCCAGATGATAATTTAGTTCTGGAAGATGAGAGCGGAAGAGTCAAACTAAGTGGCTCTGTTCTTTTGCCATCTACATATGTAACAG GTATGATTGCTGCATTGCATGGAAAAGAAACTAGTGCTGGTGATTTTTTGGTTGAAGATGTTCTAGAGGCTGGTCTACCACAGCAAATAGAGCGACCAATTGACTTAG GTGAAGATAAATATGTGGTTTTCGTATCTGGTTTGAGTGTTGGGAGAAGCTCTTCTAATCCTCTCCAATTTCAACTTTTTGTTGATCACATCACTGGACATTTAGGAGACGTGAAG GAACAAAATATTGCAGCTCAAATAGTTCAGGTTGTTATTGCTGGAAACTCTGTTGAAGTACCTCATGGACTTCTCAATGGACAG AATCTGGGTTCAAAGGACCAGTCTAGATTGTTTGAGCCGATTAAAGAGCTTGATATTTTGTTGACGCAG ATTGCAGCAAGTATACCTTTGGATATCGTGCCAGGATCCAGTGATCCAGCAAATTTCGCCCTGCCACAGCAG CCTCTCCATAGATGCCTGTTCCCTGGATCATCAGCTTATAACACTTTCAGATCTTGCACAAATCCACATTGCTTTGAACTTGACAACATCAG GTTCCTAGGTACATCTGGTCAAAATATTGATGATCTTGGCAAGTATTCTGAGGCAAACAGTAGTATTGAATTTATGGAGAGGACATTGAGGTGGAGACATCTAGCACCAACAGCACCAAACACCCTTG GGTGCTATCCTTTCACTGATAAGGATCCTTTCTATGTTGAAACTTGTCCTCACGTTTATTTTGTGGGCAATCAAGATAAATTTGAAACTCGCTTGATAAAAG GATCAGAAGGGCAGATGGTCAGGCTTATTTGCATTCCCCGATTTGCAGATACTGGAGTGGCAGTGGTG TTGAATATAAGAAACCTTGAGTGCCATACGCTCAGCTTTGCCACTCAAATCCACTCATTAGAGGAAGGTATGATGTAA
- the LOC104110908 gene encoding DNA polymerase delta small subunit isoform X2: protein MVVAMEVDSESNLLQRKQSLYHSLDESFEIGKEVYRGQQYSQIYYARLHLMRTLLYSLLPNWKPHLPVCTVLGLEEGKECIIVGTLYKHMKLKPSVLDEYSKERSAAPLVQRHNFTHPDDNLVLEDESGRVKLSGSVLLPSTYVTGMIAALHGKETSAGDFLVEDVLEAGLPQQIERPIDLGEDKYVVFVSGLSVGRSSSNPLQFQLFVDHITGHLGDVKEQNIAAQIVQVVIAGNSVEVPHGLLNGQNLGSKDQSRLFEPIKELDILLTQIAASIPLDIVPGSSDPANFALPQQPLHRCLFPGSSAYNTFRSCTNPHCFELDNIRFLGTSGQNIDDLGKYSEANSSIEFMERTLRWRHLAPTAPNTLGCYPFTDKDPFYVETCPHVYFVGNQDKFETRLIKGSEGQMVRLICIPRFADTGVAVVLNIRNLECHTLSFATQIHSLEEGY, encoded by the exons ATGGTGGTAGCAATGGAAGTGGACTCAGAGAGCAACCTTCTCCAGCGAAAACAGTCCCTTTACCATTCTTTG GATGAGAGTTTTGAGATAGGGAAGGAGGTATACAGGGGGCAGCAGTACAGTCAAATATATTATGCTAGGCTCCATTTGATGCGTACTCTCCTTTACTCTCTCCTTCCCAATTGGAAACCCCATTTGCCTG TCTGTACTGTTCTGGGATTAGAGGAAGGCAAAGAATGCATTATAGTTGGGACACTCTACAAGCACATGAAGCTAAAACCTTCTGTTCTTGATGAGTACTCTAAAGAG AGATCTGCTGCACCGCTTGTACAACGTCATAACTTTACGCACCCAGATGATAATTTAGTTCTGGAAGATGAGAGCGGAAGAGTCAAACTAAGTGGCTCTGTTCTTTTGCCATCTACATATGTAACAG GTATGATTGCTGCATTGCATGGAAAAGAAACTAGTGCTGGTGATTTTTTGGTTGAAGATGTTCTAGAGGCTGGTCTACCACAGCAAATAGAGCGACCAATTGACTTAG GTGAAGATAAATATGTGGTTTTCGTATCTGGTTTGAGTGTTGGGAGAAGCTCTTCTAATCCTCTCCAATTTCAACTTTTTGTTGATCACATCACTGGACATTTAGGAGACGTGAAG GAACAAAATATTGCAGCTCAAATAGTTCAGGTTGTTATTGCTGGAAACTCTGTTGAAGTACCTCATGGACTTCTCAATGGACAG AATCTGGGTTCAAAGGACCAGTCTAGATTGTTTGAGCCGATTAAAGAGCTTGATATTTTGTTGACGCAG ATTGCAGCAAGTATACCTTTGGATATCGTGCCAGGATCCAGTGATCCAGCAAATTTCGCCCTGCCACAGCAG CCTCTCCATAGATGCCTGTTCCCTGGATCATCAGCTTATAACACTTTCAGATCTTGCACAAATCCACATTGCTTTGAACTTGACAACATCAG GTTCCTAGGTACATCTGGTCAAAATATTGATGATCTTGGCAAGTATTCTGAGGCAAACAGTAGTATTGAATTTATGGAGAGGACATTGAGGTGGAGACATCTAGCACCAACAGCACCAAACACCCTTG GGTGCTATCCTTTCACTGATAAGGATCCTTTCTATGTTGAAACTTGTCCTCACGTTTATTTTGTGGGCAATCAAGATAAATTTGAAACTCGCTTGATAAAAG GATCAGAAGGGCAGATGGTCAGGCTTATTTGCATTCCCCGATTTGCAGATACTGGAGTGGCAGTGGTG TTGAATATAAGAAACCTTGAGTGCCATACGCTCAGCTTTGCCACTCAAATCCACTCATTAGAGGAAG GGTATTGA
- the LOC104110908 gene encoding DNA polymerase delta small subunit isoform X3 → MVVAMEVDSESNLLQRKQSLYHSLDESFEIGKEVYRGQQYSQIYYARLHLMRTLLYSLLPNWKPHLPVCTVLGLEEGKECIIVGTLYKHMKLKPSVLDEYSKERSAAPLVQRHNFTHPDDNLVLEDESGRVKLSGSVLLPSTYVTGMIAALHGKETSAGDFLVEDVLEAGLPQQIERPIDLGEDKYVVFVSGLSVGRSSSNPLQFQLFVDHITGHLGDVKEQNIAAQIVQVVIAGNSVEVPHGLLNGQNLGSKDQSRLFEPIKELDILLTQIAASIPLDIVPGSSDPANFALPQQPLHRCLFPGSSAYNTFRSCTNPHCFELDNIRFLGTSGQNIDDLGKYSEANSSIEFMERTLRWRHLAPTAPNTLGCYPFTDKDPFYVETCPHVYFVGNQDKFETRLIKEGQMVRLICIPRFADTGVAVVLNIRNLECHTLSFATQIHSLEEGMM, encoded by the exons ATGGTGGTAGCAATGGAAGTGGACTCAGAGAGCAACCTTCTCCAGCGAAAACAGTCCCTTTACCATTCTTTG GATGAGAGTTTTGAGATAGGGAAGGAGGTATACAGGGGGCAGCAGTACAGTCAAATATATTATGCTAGGCTCCATTTGATGCGTACTCTCCTTTACTCTCTCCTTCCCAATTGGAAACCCCATTTGCCTG TCTGTACTGTTCTGGGATTAGAGGAAGGCAAAGAATGCATTATAGTTGGGACACTCTACAAGCACATGAAGCTAAAACCTTCTGTTCTTGATGAGTACTCTAAAGAG AGATCTGCTGCACCGCTTGTACAACGTCATAACTTTACGCACCCAGATGATAATTTAGTTCTGGAAGATGAGAGCGGAAGAGTCAAACTAAGTGGCTCTGTTCTTTTGCCATCTACATATGTAACAG GTATGATTGCTGCATTGCATGGAAAAGAAACTAGTGCTGGTGATTTTTTGGTTGAAGATGTTCTAGAGGCTGGTCTACCACAGCAAATAGAGCGACCAATTGACTTAG GTGAAGATAAATATGTGGTTTTCGTATCTGGTTTGAGTGTTGGGAGAAGCTCTTCTAATCCTCTCCAATTTCAACTTTTTGTTGATCACATCACTGGACATTTAGGAGACGTGAAG GAACAAAATATTGCAGCTCAAATAGTTCAGGTTGTTATTGCTGGAAACTCTGTTGAAGTACCTCATGGACTTCTCAATGGACAG AATCTGGGTTCAAAGGACCAGTCTAGATTGTTTGAGCCGATTAAAGAGCTTGATATTTTGTTGACGCAG ATTGCAGCAAGTATACCTTTGGATATCGTGCCAGGATCCAGTGATCCAGCAAATTTCGCCCTGCCACAGCAG CCTCTCCATAGATGCCTGTTCCCTGGATCATCAGCTTATAACACTTTCAGATCTTGCACAAATCCACATTGCTTTGAACTTGACAACATCAG GTTCCTAGGTACATCTGGTCAAAATATTGATGATCTTGGCAAGTATTCTGAGGCAAACAGTAGTATTGAATTTATGGAGAGGACATTGAGGTGGAGACATCTAGCACCAACAGCACCAAACACCCTTG GGTGCTATCCTTTCACTGATAAGGATCCTTTCTATGTTGAAACTTGTCCTCACGTTTATTTTGTGGGCAATCAAGATAAATTTGAAACTCGCTTGATAAAAG AAGGGCAGATGGTCAGGCTTATTTGCATTCCCCGATTTGCAGATACTGGAGTGGCAGTGGTG TTGAATATAAGAAACCTTGAGTGCCATACGCTCAGCTTTGCCACTCAAATCCACTCATTAGAGGAAGGTATGATGTAA